The sequence CCCCGCGGTCCTCCCCCGTCGGGCCTGGATCTTCGAGGTCTAACGCTTGGCGTAGTACCGGCCCAAGAAGTCGTCGCGGTACTCGGGGTAGGTGCCGTCATCGATCGCGCGGCGGGCGCCGTCGACCATCTCGACGACGAAGGACAGGTTGTGCAGTGTCGCCAGAGTCGCGCCCAGCCCCTCCTTCGCCTTGAACAGGTGGTGCAGATAGGCGCGGGTGTACTGCGTCGTGTAGTTGCTCAACTCCGCGTCGAGCGGCGAGAAGTCGTCGCGGAAGCGGGCGTTGGTGATGTTCACCCGGCCGTCTCGGGTGTAAATCGCGCCGTTGCGCGCCACCCGGGTCGGGGACACGCAGTCAAAGGTGTCAATGCCGTTCTCGATGGCGACGAAGATGTCGTCGGGCTCGCTGATGCCCAACAGGTGTTTCGGCTTGTCCTCCGGCAGTTTGGCGTTGACCCAGCCGACGATGGTGCCGAGGTTGTCCTTCTCCAGGGCCCCGCCGATCCCGAACCCGCCGAAGCCCTTGCCGCCGTCGGCCTCGTCGCGGGCCCCCAACTCGGCGAGGTCGCGCGCCGCCTTGCGCCGCAGGTCCTCGTACTGGGCGCCCTGGACCACACCCCACAGCGACTGTTGCGGTCGGTGGGACCGCTCGACGCTGAGCCGGTTGTGCTCGGCGAGGCAGCGGATCGCCCACAACCGGGTCCGCT is a genomic window of Gordonia crocea containing:
- the tgt gene encoding tRNA guanosine(34) transglycosylase Tgt; the encoded protein is MPDVTASQTRFTVGTRMDLGLGRTGVISTPHGDIATPAFIPVGTKATVKTVVPEAVAQLGAQAVLANAYHLYLQPGPAIVDAAGGLGAFMNWPGPTYTDSGGFQVMSLGVGFKKVIEMTAGHRPDDEKIAEGKERLAAVDDDGVTFKSHIDGTTHRFTPELSMQIQHQLGADIIFAFDELTTLMNTRGYQENSLERTRLWAIRCLAEHNRLSVERSHRPQQSLWGVVQGAQYEDLRRKAARDLAELGARDEADGGKGFGGFGIGGALEKDNLGTIVGWVNAKLPEDKPKHLLGISEPDDIFVAIENGIDTFDCVSPTRVARNGAIYTRDGRVNITNARFRDDFSPLDAELSNYTTQYTRAYLHHLFKAKEGLGATLATLHNLSFVVEMVDGARRAIDDGTYPEYRDDFLGRYYAKR